A window of Tripterygium wilfordii isolate XIE 37 chromosome 7, ASM1340144v1, whole genome shotgun sequence contains these coding sequences:
- the LOC120001959 gene encoding probable apyrase 6, whose protein sequence is MDFSNLQSRASNAYIPPHRTQIHPRMHIHLPSYPHNSANKSQHHHHLHRYVALFASILTIPFLFYLFSTARKIHQNPKFVEPNSRFFGVVIASGSTGSRVRVFEFLGEGQMPFIAGSISVRPSLSGFAEDAEGAGRSIAVLIEFAKQQVPRKEWGNTKVQLMVARGVMEGLGFGVRKGILESCRLVLKASGFAFKDAWARVVEGEDEGVYAWVAVNYGLGNLGGEPKKTTGIVEIGGTSLQIAFASRESTEVKSSRVIRFAGVTYNLNTQTLPHFGQDAAWESLHGQHSSIETILSSNSRKETHSYPCIPKAYELAANVSNKLLITSHPAGSFTACRYEVASLLKRRQDKCLSPPCKIVPSIFLEFQGNRFSPEKFLFVSEVFGLFPGASLFDLETAGQHYCEDDWETLRNQHLSIDDMDLSRYCFSSAYTVALLHDGLGIPMNDKRVGFANNNGSIPFDWTVGAFILSMLEPLELEPANMDQQMVGNASVTYFSVFAILLIGLLAAFFLLQLRKPQLKTIYDLEKGRYIVTRVPRDFSGATLVMEILFAW, encoded by the exons ATGGACTTCTCAAACCTCCAATCCAGGGCTTCCAATGCATACATTCCTCCCCACCGTACTCAGATACACCCTCGTATGCACATTCACCTCCCCTCCTACCCTCACAACTCCGCTAACAAATCGCAACACCACCATCACCTGCACAGATACGTCGCCCTATTTGCATCCATTCTGACTATTCCATTCCTCTTCTACCTCTTCTCTACTGCCCGCAAAATCCACCAGAACCCTAAATTCGTCGAGCCTAACTCCCGATTCTTCGGCGTCGTCATCGCTTCGGGGTCAACTGGGTCCCGCGTCCGCGTCTTCGAATTCCTCGGCGAGGGGCAGATGCCATTCATCGCTGGCTCCATCTCAGTCAGGCCCTCTTTGTCGGGGTTTGCTGAGGATGCCGAGGGAGCTGGTCGTTCGATCGCGGTTCTGATCGAGTTTGCGAAGCAGCAGGTACCTAGGAAGGAGTGGGGAAATACTAAGGTGCAGTTGATGGTGGCTCGTGGTGTGATGGAAGGGCTAGGTTTTGGAGTGAGGAAGGGGATCTTGGAGTCCTGTAGACTGGTTTTGAAAGCGTCCGGGTTTGCCTTTAAGGACGCGTGGGCTCGCGTTGTTGAAG GCGAAGATGAAGGTGTCTATGCTTGGGTGGCTGTGAATTACGGACTAGGAAACTTGGGAGGTGAACCTAAAAAGACAACTGGAATAGTTGAAATTGGTGGGACTTCATTGCAG ATTGCATTTGCTTCAAGAGAATCGACAGAAGTGAAATCTTCACGAGTCATCAGATTTGCTGGAGTAACTTACAACCTCAACACTCAAACCTTGCCCCACTTTGGTCAG GATGCAGCTTGGGAATCACTGCATGGGCAGCACAGTTCCATAGAGACCATTTTAT CCTCCAATTCGAGGAAGGAAACTCACAGTTACCCctgtattcccaaagcatatgAGCTGGCAGCCAATGTAAGCAATAAGCTACTTATTACATCGCACCCAGCAGGAAGCTTCACTGCATGTCGATATGAAGTTGCTTCATTATTGAAGAGACGACAAG ATAAATGCTTGAGTCCTCCTTGTAAGATTGTCCCATCTATTTTTTTGGAGTTCCAAGGAAACCGATTTTCTCCAGAAAAGTTCCTCTTTGTTTCTGAG GTTTTTGGGTTGTTCCCTGGGGCTTCTCTGTTTGATTTGGAGACAGCCGGGCAACATTACTGTGAAGATGACTGGGAGACACTGAGAAACCAACATCTTAGTATCGATGATATGGATTTGTCACGATACTGTTTCTCCTCTGCATATACAGTGGCACTGCTGCATGATGGTCTTGGGATCCCTATGAATGATAAAAG AGTTGGATTTGCAAATAATAATGGAAGTATCCCGTTTGACTGGACTGTTGGAGCTTTCATCTTATCAATGCTGGAGCCCCTTGAGTTAGAACCGGCTAACATGGACCAACAGATGGTTGGAAATGCATCAGTGACATACTTCTCAGTGTTTGCCATTTTGTTAATAGGTTTGCTAGCTGCATTCTTTTTACTGCAACTGCGAAAACCACAATTAAAGACCATTTATGACCTAGAGAAGGGACGTTACATTGTCACGCGAGTGCCCAG GGACTTTTCAGGAGCAACTTTGGTGATGGAGATACTTTTTGCGTGGTAA